A DNA window from Macadamia integrifolia cultivar HAES 741 chromosome 4, SCU_Mint_v3, whole genome shotgun sequence contains the following coding sequences:
- the LOC122075880 gene encoding protein-S-isoprenylcysteine O-methyltransferase A-like, which translates to MLYRFENLSLKLKFGSISLSKMVEMLGYTAIRQLSQMIAAIAFFHGSEYVLAVSVHGRSNVTLSSLLISKQYILAMGCSFLEYFLEILLLPWLKECWWISNTGLVLVVIGEIIRKAAVITADRAFTHMIKVQHEDHHELVTHGIYRLVRHPGYSGFFIWATGTQIMLCNPICTVAFVLVTWRFFSTRIRYEEYYLRQFFGSQYEEYSRRVPSGLPFIK; encoded by the exons ATGCTCTATAGATTCGAAAATCTCTCATTAAAGTTGAAGTTCGGATCGATTTCACTATCAAAAATGGTGGAGATGTTGGGCTACACTGCTATCAGGCAGTTGTCTCAGATGATTGCGGCTATTGCTTTCTTTCATGGTTCAGAGTATGTTCTAGCTGTTTCTGTTCATGGGAGATCCAATGTTACTTTAAGCT CTCTTCTAATCAGCAAGCAATATATTTTGGCAATGGGCTGTTCTTTTCTGGAGTACTTTCTTGAAATTCTTCTGCTGCCATGGTTGAAAGAATGTTGGTGGATAAGCAACACTGGTCTTGTTCTGGTGGTAATTGGGGAGATAATACGCAAAGCTGCGGTTATAACAGCTGACCGTGCGTTCACACACATGATCAAGGTTCAACATGAAGACCATCATGAGTTGGTTACTCATGGAATCTACAG ACTCGTCCGTCATCCAGGATATTCTGGCTTTTTCATCTGGGCAACCGGTACTCAAATAATGCTCTGCAACCCCATATGCACAGTTGCTTTTGTGCTGGTTACTTGGCGCTTCTTCTCAACACGCATACG ATATGAAGAGTATTACTTGAGGCAGTTTTTCGGATCACAGTATGAGGAATATTCACGACGAGTTCCATCTGGCTTGCCATTTATTAAGTGA